Within the Glycine soja cultivar W05 chromosome 3, ASM419377v2, whole genome shotgun sequence genome, the region TATGTCTCCGCCATTGCTACTGCAAACCAACCCGAGAAAATTCAACAGaaacaaaattgaaacttttgcTGTTTTATTGCCCATTGCAACCTTAGCTTGATTATACACTGACCAAGTTAATTGGGGACCAATTTATAGAGCCTCAGAAGATGGTTTAGTATACATCACGTACCATGCAGACTCTCTGCATTCGTGCAATAATTGCATAGAAACGtcttaattaaacttaaattcatgccattttttatattttattttcaaattacttgtcgttttaacattagacatgtacaaaaaaaaaactcagttGGGTAAGCGTAATTATCTCAAACAATGTGTCGGCAAGTGCCACGACGTGACTGAAGACAAACATCAAGAGCAAAGCATGTTAAAGTAATTATGTTCATTTGTCTAATTCTCGTTACATGGAATCTGAtcattttaataacttttctCTGGATAATATAGTAGAGGACCCGAGAAAGAGGATTCAGTTCAGACCCTtaccttgttttcattttctatatttatcttatttaattattatcatttatttacgaaaataatattttccacattataatatttaattacattGTAATCTATCTATTCCTCttgactaatgtttttttttttacaacactttttgtaacaagaaaaagaaagtaagaagataagagaaaaaattaaataaaacaaatgatatgataaaaagaaaaaaatatatatggtaaataaataaaaataatattatgcaCTCTTCTTTCGTCaccgtaattatttttatcattaatcatTACAAAACTACATGATGCATTACGATAAAAAGAAATGTAATCCGTGACTCACCAATtgtgataattatatttaagtagACTCGTCAACtttagaagacaaaaatgtagaaagaaaaataacataCAAGATTCTAAAACCAAAAGTGTAATGTCacgtaaaaaaggaaaataaaagtataatgcTTGTCCACTCTATCTTTTATGCCGAAAAATATACTAGATTAGCCTGGGAGAAAATACTCAGTTACTATATATCTCTCGCAGGttcgattttaatttttaatttgctattctttttttttttttaagaaaagggaGAAAACTCCAAAGtccaaagaaaaactaaaaactgcGAAAGAAAAAGGACagagcaaattaaaaaaaaaatctccaaaTGCCCAAATAAGGAATGGCCAAACTTTGATAACTGATCTGCTTCTCAAATTCTTGAAAGCAAAAATACTTTGAACAAAAGGAAAGCATGAATGTGACTGAAGACACCTACAGTGGTATCCGCTCTATCATACAGGTGATATTGGTttctatgtttattttaaaattatctatgTATTATAATCAAAAcgatatatttttaaacttaaataattcattatatatatatatatatatatagatattaaaaaattgaataatattgcTGTAAAATATTGGttaatgttaatatttaatctAAATCCACTTGTATTATTAGATTTAGTGCATTTAGGGATGACAACAGAACAAATCCAAAGTGAATTTGACTATCATCATCGTCTCTTTCTTTGCCTGTGCAAGTGAGACAGATTTGGAGGTGAATTTAAAAGAgaccaatataaaaataaataaaaaatcaatttcatctTCATTAAATCGAATAAATTCACTCATcttttttaagatatataaaGTTTATTAAACTTTTAAGATTTCATGCACCGATAAAGTTTCAACATATCGAAGATCTATTTCCTTTACATAGTCTATTCAATTCTCCAAAACAAAGTAAGAAAAACATATGATTTAAGGCATGGATACTAATGTTTCAGGTGTATTAAGTGAATGGGACACTCCCATTTATACTTTACTTTCTAGGTGTTTTGTTGACCTCGTATATGAACCATCCTTAGTCTATTACATTCAGTCCCCAGGTCAAATACTAGTGACCATGGTCCTGTTGAGACATCACCTTCAAACACAATTATTGGCCACCCTCATGGTGGACTTGATACTCAATTGTGTGTCAAACATAGCAACTTCGTAATATGGTGTTTGACAACAATTGAGTGTTTAAAATGCTAACCCTCCCTCTAGGGATCAAAAGAATAATTCAAAATGACTTCTTCATATTCTGACATGATCGGACAACTTAGTTAGGGATACATATTTCTTAGGTCGAAATCCTAGGAGATGGAAACACATTTGAATGCTCCAATCATTAGTTATCTTTGAACCGTTTTCTAGAAGTATTTTAATGCTGAAACACaaatctaattaatatgaaatgaaagaatttaaacattttgagaaagattcaaatcattttaagaaAACCACCATTATCATAAAAGGTGAGTGATCGATTCTATTCAAGACTGAAAAATAACTAGGCAATGACCACAAATAAGTAGAACTGATAATATAACTtgggagaaaatgacttaaaagtgcaaaagaaaaaagaataatagtTTAAGCggttcatattttattaaatttattatgtaataacaaaattttaaaaaaatagaagaaagaaaaacatagcaactgtaaataagaacaaacctttTAGTTGTATTACagtgttattgttattgttgttattatgaGTGTAACAGCAGTACGTCCAGAGGGATTCGCTCAGTTGGGCTTGCAGTTGCAGTTATTTACAACTAATATTTATAGTTTTCACCCTAACaaataactatatataaaaataaaaataaaaagcccaataaatataataaacgcAGGTCCCACACTTATTTTTCCTCTGAAACTAACGCTTTCTGTTTCTGTTTCACCCCTCTTTCTTCCACCGGAGTCACAACCGTTGATTCTTTCTGGGCCCATAACGTCCGTTGATCTTGCGGTAAACCAAAGAAAGAATAAAGATGGTGTGGTACGAAAGGTGAGGGGAATGCCGTCGGCGGCGAAGATTCACCAAGTAttggagatcaacttgatctctGCGCAGGGCATGAAGCCGCCTTCGTCTCCACGGCGGAGGCTCCAAACCTACGCCGTCACGTGGATCGACCCCGCCACCAAGCTCCGAACACGCGTCGACAAGCTCGGCGGCCACAACCCTACCTGGAACGACAAGTTCCTCTTCGGCGTCACAAAGGACTTTCTCGCCGGCGACACCTCCAGCGTCTGCGTCGCCATCTACGCCGTCGGCACCTTCCGCCACCACCTTGTCGGCACCGTGCGCTTCCTCATCAGCAACATGTTCTCCCCCGACGCCGACGACGCCACGCCCTGCTTCAGCGCCTTCCAGATCCGGCGCCCGTCGGGGAGGTTCCACGGGGTCATGAACATCGGCGCCATGGTGATGGACGGCTCCGGCTTCCCCGCGCTGGAGAAGATCTCAGCGCTAGGCTACCGCGACCTCATGGGAGAGAAGATACACCAGCGCCGGAGGAGAAACCGAAGGAAGAGGAAATGCTGTCGAGTGAATCTTGGGAGAATTTTTGCACGGAGGAAGGGGAAGGGGAGTCTTGGACGGCGTCGTCTTCGTCGTCGCCGAGAACGACGGCGGCGTTGAAGGATTGGAACGGATTGAGGGAATTGGCGGGAAATAAAGGGTTGGCAATGTCGGCTTCGGGATTCTTGTGCTGTTTGGTAACTCAAAGAAGTGTTCACCAACCCATCATCACACTCTAATAATGTCATGGACGGTGGAGATCGCTGCTCACTCATCTTTCTCTCCCTGTTGATGTGTAGTATCCTATGCTCCCTTTCTCAATTCCAACGCAAAATTTAGaaggaaaaattatattctttggAGTTTGTTAATTTGTATTTTGCCCCCATAAATTGGTAGTGGGAAGTATGAGGTTTACaatgtttatgtaaaaaaaaaaaaaaaagaggattaGAATGGTGAAGTTGATTTTTAATGCGGGTTGAGGAAAGTCATAACCCATGTGGCTTGATCTCAGTTACATAGTAGTTTACCAATGGCAATAAGATCATGGTTCTAATCTCTTTTTTATTGTCACGCACAATATAGAAATCTGCATCATAATTCATAACCTAGAAACTAGTACAAGGTTGGGCCTTTCACAAGATCCATAATTTTTTGGGGTCGATTTTGAAGCTTGTTTTGTTTAGCAGCCTGTATTTTGAAACAAGTACAAAAAAGGCCCACCAACGTCTTGACTTCTGTCTGTTTgtcattaaaaaattcattttcgtaGTACGTTCTAATGTAAATTTAtggttaaaattagtttaaacaCATTCTAATTATGTATAGCTTCATTTGtttaagttttctttaaaaatttgaaaacaattactttttttagaaCTGTTACATACcttttttttagaaagaaatgttacatacttatataaaatataattaatttttcatttggttATAACTACTAAAAGGgttcatttttttagaaattagttataagtaatattttttaataaatagtatatgtataaataatttcaactaCGATTTTTTTAACGATCCTACACTTGATTTATAAAGTTTTGTACAGACAGTAGgatattttcagaaaataatcgTAAAAGGTGAATATAATGTATCTATTATCGTTATGTTAAGCATTTAAGAATTagtaataaattatgtttttttattaaaattttaataaaatgtattagcaatatattatatgttccacttttaattaaaaaatattattttcaattctttaaaaataacGGATAACAAAAGTACACTAGTATTTGTTAATTCCAACGTAACAGCCAAGGGTATCATAGTTACATTTATGTGCTTTTATATAAATCTTACTAATTTATTGTTATCAATGTGTCGTTTTCAACTTTTCATGATCGATCGATCGTCTTTCCTTCCAAAGCTAAATACCAGTTGATATACTCTGATATGGATCTACAcatgtttctaatttttttaatgccaTTAATTTCCAATCAAATGAAATAGAACTCAGACGGCCATGACAAAAAGAGACTTTGTCTCGTTAAAATGGGTCCAAGAGTTAAGTTGATGATTTGTTCATATCACTTTGTTGTTGTGCAATCACAATTACTCCCACTAATTTCTGTTGGAAGTTGGAACAATGCAACTCATGAAAACAGGTGGCGATTTTATGTTTTCTCTCATCACATGGGTAATTAGTCATTCTCACTCTTCAGGTTCAGGTTCTATTTGGAAAAGCAAAACCGCCTAGTCTAACTATTTTAGCCAAGGTTGATAGCCAACGAGTAAATAATGTCTAGATCCCATGTGAAGTACAGTATGCAAACTACAATACATTTTGATGTAAGCATGATTAAGAATTAATTAAGGGggttgaccaaaaaaaaattaagcaattcATCATAATATATTCTCCGGCTTGTAAGCTGAGGATTATTTCTCATCTATATAGTTTATCTCGACATCATTTTTATTCAATGTGAAACTTCAACATGTCCCATTTTTTTCATCGCTACGCGTTATGTGGGACTTTCAACACACCCTTCTATCTAGGTGTGACCACACCTCCCCTCCCTCAAAGCTAAAGATAGTActaagataaattatataagtaGGGAGTGATCCTTACCTTATAAGTAGGTTTTGTAGAGTTGAGTTAAGTACAAATTCACTTTCTCACATATATCACTTTACAATCTTAAAATAatgttgtaaaaaatataatttttaaaaaaatattggcactaacaaaaaaaaattaagtttcatAGTGTCACTATCCAAAACCTACCCAACATTAACAAATGACAAATCTTGCCATTTGCTTGACTTAAATCAAAGCACTTTTTGCCTGTGCTGTGCAGCAAAAGTCAAAATGGATGACTCAAACAAGCAGCATGCACCAACAAAAATTCCATTACCttataaaattgtttctgtTGTCATCGAATCAAATGAAGATTGTAGTACGGCTTAAGAAAATTGATGCACTTCTTCTActtgttttcttctttaatcCAATAAGTATGCACTTGTCTGTATAACTCATGTTATATACATCATATTCATAATCAATGTTGtcatgttaaattattttaattaataacaattctaacgttttggttttaattacttattaatttattatagggTGGCGATAATGACACGTACTTTATATGTTACTAATTGAAACAGAagcatctttatttttaaaaataaacagaaaaatagttaaagaaaatagtgataataattttttttagagaagtaacagttacattttgaaagtttaagaagaaaataaaagcaattatatatattaaagggtagtttaaaaataaaaaatatgcctCATAACAAAATATGTCTCGTAAAAATACACTAAAACATATCATTGTCTTTATTAATCGTTATAGAtacataacaaaacaaaagagaagggCTAAAAAAATGCCTCGGTGTGCtagcttctttttctttaatagtTTAAGTTGCATTCAAATAATATGAAGAAAcacttcaaatatatatatatatatgaagaaacattatttaaaaaaaatgtaattttggtttGGTGTCCTCCCCTCTTTTCGGTTTGCCGTCGCATATATTATTATTGGCCTCCGTTTGTTAAACTGCGTTGCTGtttatagatttttaaaaagtaaaaacaaagccAGCATGCATAATTCGATTCAATCTCTCAAACTGAATTTCACTGTATAtttggattattttattatgtatttgcaatattaaaattatttttttggttaaaaaactCCATAAAActtctattataaaaaaataatatcggaTCCACCCTGTCATGATTATAGGCAAACCAAGtgaatataataaattagtaaGAAGCATAAAAATCTCACCAAAACCTTCAATGTTCTAAGTACATAAATTTAAGTTCATTAACAAACGTCACTTGCAATTAATAATGCATTCGCATAGAAATTAACTTATCGAAGCTTTGTAATCAGAAAGTTTATAATTGAGTCATAAAGGAAGGTCATAGTCTAGCCATAATCTTAAGCCACAGCGTAAGCCAATGGCAATTCAAGGCATAATCCTTGGGAGAGAAAGCAAACCATTGGCTGAaacgtttatttatttattttgctctCAATAGACTGGATCTTAAGCCACTTTTGCTTTCCACAATCTTCGTGTTGGAAGAAGTTATCAAGTTTTCAAAATTGCAGCCCCACATGCCGATAGTAGTAAGAAAGCACTCGTTACATGCTGATAACTTTTTTGTACAAGCCCATTGTGTCTATgccaattaagtttttttaagtaTTCTCCATTGGAAAAAGTTGCACAGAATTTCTAATCTAACTACTCAACTAATTTGAAAGATAACAAGATTATGTTGACGAACAACCTTAATTGGATGTTAgagttggaaattcaaatttaggaCTAAAATAATCATGAATCCACTTAAtgaattagttttaattaaattgattttttttttctgtaattaAATCTCACTTAGGATTTATAACATCTAGTCCAAAAATATTCAACCGAGACCAAAATGTAATATATCATCCTAACACGGGTTGAGGGATTCATATGAACAAAATTTCTGTCCTTTTGCAACCTATTAAAACCATTATGATGGTTGTTGTTCCATAGTGGTGCTTTTGTTAAATGATCATTATGACCTTGTCGGGGGAGGGGGAAAGTAAGCAAACGTCTTTGTGGGGTTGAGATGTCAAGGGACTCAACATCCTTCCATGGGAACATTGATCTCTCTTATAGTAGTTAGAGATCGATCATCAAGTGGGACAAAAAAAAGCTTGAAATCATAGGTCGATCCAAATGTCACGGGAATGATACAATTTTAAATgtaagttaaattaattatctaaTCTGATCCCaactaatttaattgattttactaagtttaaacaaatagaCTCATTTGCTCACTATCGGCTTGACCTGAATTTATTACAGTTAAATTGATAAACTAGTATCTAGTATCTTCAATGATTCATTAATTTACTAgaccaattttaaaataaaattgtacccAAAAAGTTTAACATAGTTGATATTTATccaacgaaaaaaaaaacatagttgaTATTAAGAATTTTGATCAAGGTTCGATTCCTAATTTTATGCATGAAAaaggaacttttttttttatggaactcATCTGCACTTTAAAAGAGATTACTTTTCGGTTATTGATTATAACAATACTAACAATgtacatcaacaaaaaaaatgttttgccaTTTTTAGGTGGATAAGTCTGTCTTATCATACTTATGGTCAATTAATCTAGTTAACTAATGACTAGTTAGATAAATTGTGTTAGttactctctctttttttcttttttcttttttcttttttaaatacagAATTGCGTTagttattaatgattaatacgATAAGTTTTggaccatatttttttatagactttttttatgtagatattttttataactacattttttttcatcgaAAACATTTCTACTCGAATTAGATCGAATCATTATGAACAGCGAAACTTTCCAtccaaatatattgaaataatcCAATAACAGTTACATACTCAATGTAGACAAtactaatttaaatcaattttcttgtatctttattattaagttttgttatttaaataagtatgtagttttcatattttttattgaatgaatttagttttcatatagcatcaatttaaagtttttttttacacttttaacaaatctaaaatcatcttattatgtgtttttttttaattttaacgtaattattataaataccaataaatttatcatatggcattttataactaataaaacttactagtattaaaaaaaaatacttaaatgtaTACCGTGAATGCATTCCAATTAAACTCTTCACGTAATCATAAGTGAATTTTCTCTTAAATATAtgctataaaattttaaataagtattAGCCTGtcattgtttaattaaaaaaaaactgttggaaaaaaaatatgctatataactttttacattaaaatCTTCAGTTTCTTCTTTTGTCCTTTTGTTTCGTTTGAATTTTCGCTCATCTCCGGGGTGTTTTCCAACACTGTAACATTATGCAAATTGCAAGGTTAACCATTAAATAATCTAATAACCCGAGTTGAATTGTCACATTTCACCATTTTTCAACTCCACTAACCCAATCCTATCACTTCAGGGTGGTGCTATCTGCGTGTTTGAATTACATTAAATCAGGGTCAATTTTTCCAATAACTTCttgaaagattttttaaataattttccaaaaaaaaaaaaaaaaagtctataaACGAACACGGACCACAACAGCAGCTGTTATAGATGTTGAAGAAAGGCAAGTTCAACCGAAAAGCTCACAGCGTCAACTTGATTGGTGGATCAAGCcattcaagaaaacaaaataaaaaatcagcgAAATAGGTACAATTGAGTGATTTTActctttcatatatatattaacaagaaTAATATTGCTCTATTGAACAGAAGGATTAAACCTCTAATAAAACTTATGTCTATAGTAGCGTCTTTTTTATGTttggtctttttctttttttggccttttaatttttttgccaCTCTCTCTTATTTCGGGAGTCATGTCATTCTTATACATGAAATCTGGTACCATATTTTTCTCGAAAAAGACCTGTGCGAAAATGCGTTTTAGATTTTAGTAATATTGGTGAAAGTGACGATAGATTAGAAGacataaaagtatatataagaTTTGGGGTTAATTGGATAATAAGTGTTGGGTTGAAATCTTACCGAGCAAAATGATGAAGtgtatgaatatataaaatgataagttGTAGTGATATTAACCAAATAAGAGCCATCGTTTTCAACGTTTGGCCATAGTGTCTCATTTAATGCATGCCATGCTTTTTGTATTCCGAAATATATTTGGCAGGTCTTGattaaaaattgtatatatGCATTACAGGACAAATGAATCACAGCGTTGAATCTGATATTGGAGTCTGGGGAGGaggttttcaataaattattagaAGTGAGGCCTGACTTAGTGTGTGCAAGGTGGCTTGGCTGGAAAGAGCCTAATGCTATAGTGGTGCTGCCACTACCAACTCTTTTTTAGCAATTCTAATCTCTACACACTCTCCTTCAGCCAAAGGGTCAGTATATCACAGTCATATTAGCGTTTGATTCTTGCAATGGCTTTTGAGCCATCTTTATACTTTTCTTACATTATGTCCAAACAAAAAGCTGAGGTGTGACTTGTGAGCTTCAACATAATACTACCATTAGTGATTAGGTGAATAGGCCCAAAGGGCCATAAATGCTTAATTGCACGTAGTGAT harbors:
- the LOC114407774 gene encoding BON1-associated protein 2-like, with translation MPSAAKIHQVLEINLISAQGMKPPSSPRRRLQTYAVTWIDPATKLRTRVDKLGGHNPTWNDKFLFGVTKDFLAGDTSSVCVAIYAVGTFRHHLVGTVRFLISNMFSPDADDATPCFSAFQIRRPSGRFHGVMNIGAMVMDGSGFPALEKISALGYRDLMGEKIHQRRRRNRRKRKCCRVNLGRIFARRKGKGSLGRRRLRRRRERRRR